Proteins encoded within one genomic window of Methanomicrobia archaeon:
- a CDS encoding MFS transporter, which yields MVTLTGGAFLVAFALMLGASNLVIGLVAAIPPLAQLIQIPSVYFVEKFRVRKIICVYSIIVSRSFWVLIALIPIIFRSELWLSLLLAALLLYAAIGAISSSGWNSWMRDLVPQARLGTFFSKRMRLATGLGIPLSLAAGFYIDYWSKLYPEYALYSYSILFFFGFLAGMLDAYFVSTIPEPRMPSIEEPPAFFTLISKPFKDLNFKNLILFLGSWNFAVNLAAPFFTVYMLQRLELNISIVITLLVVSQLMNIAFLQLWGRTSDRFSNKSVLGVSGPLFMVCIFAWTFTTLPEKYVLTMPLLIAIHIFMGISIAGVTLASGNIGLKLAPQGQATAYLAATSFINSIAAGIAPIIGGFCVDFFVGRELSWTLRWISPGGELALQTLNLRQWDFFFFLAFLIGLYSIHRLALVKEVGEVKEKIIVHELISEIKRPLRNFSTAGGLRQMVHFPFSIVRSTFEKVREKKNHKIGIEKRNEKACGKH from the coding sequence ATGGTAACGCTCACGGGCGGTGCCTTTTTGGTCGCCTTTGCCTTGATGCTTGGCGCTTCTAACCTGGTCATCGGGCTCGTCGCCGCCATTCCGCCCTTGGCGCAGCTCATACAAATACCGTCCGTTTACTTTGTCGAGAAGTTCCGTGTGCGGAAGATCATCTGCGTGTACTCGATTATTGTGAGCAGATCCTTCTGGGTACTCATCGCGCTGATCCCCATCATATTCCGTAGCGAACTCTGGTTATCCCTTCTCCTTGCTGCGCTCCTGCTCTACGCGGCCATTGGCGCGATCAGCAGCAGCGGCTGGAACTCCTGGATGCGTGACCTCGTACCGCAAGCGCGCCTCGGGACATTCTTCTCGAAACGAATGCGCCTGGCGACCGGATTGGGCATCCCGCTCAGCCTCGCTGCGGGCTTTTACATCGACTACTGGAGTAAGCTGTACCCTGAGTACGCGCTCTACAGCTATTCAATCCTCTTCTTCTTCGGGTTCCTTGCGGGCATGCTTGATGCGTACTTCGTATCAACCATACCGGAGCCGCGAATGCCGTCGATCGAGGAACCTCCGGCCTTCTTCACGTTGATCTCGAAGCCCTTTAAGGACCTCAATTTCAAGAACCTCATCCTCTTCCTGGGCTCCTGGAACTTTGCCGTCAATTTGGCCGCGCCCTTCTTCACCGTTTACATGCTCCAACGATTGGAATTGAACATATCCATCGTTATCACCCTCCTCGTCGTGAGTCAGCTCATGAATATCGCATTCTTACAACTGTGGGGGCGAACCTCAGACCGCTTCAGTAACAAATCGGTGCTTGGCGTCAGTGGGCCGCTCTTCATGGTCTGTATCTTCGCCTGGACCTTTACCACCCTGCCCGAAAAGTACGTATTGACTATGCCGCTCCTGATCGCCATTCACATCTTTATGGGCATTTCCATCGCCGGCGTTACCCTCGCCTCCGGCAACATCGGCCTGAAATTGGCGCCACAGGGGCAGGCAACTGCGTATTTGGCTGCTACGAGCTTCATCAATTCGATCGCAGCGGGTATCGCCCCCATTATCGGCGGCTTCTGTGTTGACTTCTTCGTGGGCCGCGAACTTTCGTGGACGCTCAGGTGGATAAGCCCCGGTGGAGAGCTGGCTCTTCAAACGTTGAACCTCCGCCAGTGGGATTTCTTCTTCTTCCTTGCGTTTTTAATCGGGCTGTACTCGATTCACCGATTAGCGCTGGTAAAAGAGGTGGGGGAGGTTAAAGAGAAGATTATCGTCCATGAGCTGATCTCGGAGATAAAAAGACCGTTACGGAATTTCTCCACCGCCGGTGGACTCCGCCAAATGGTCCACTTCCCCTTCTCCATTGTGCGAAGCACGTTTGAAAAAGTGCGCGAGAAGAAAAATCATAAAATCGGCATCGAGAAGAGAAACGAAAAAGCGTGCGGTAAACACTAG